CTCCGTGCACCCCAATCGCCTCCGCCGCGTAGGCCGAACAGGTGGGATAGTAGCGGCAGCGTCGCGGCAGGGCGGGAGAGATCCAATGCTGGTACATCCGCACCAGGGCAAGTGCTGCCCGAGTGGCGGCCGAGGGTTGTCTCCTCCGTTGGGGCGTGGTCATCGGCGCCGCCCCTGGTGAGCCGATCTGCGGCTGCGCTCCAGCAGCCGGTCCAGGTCGGCGGCCAGTTCGGCGCTGGTGGCGCCGTCGGCGGCGGCCAGGCCGCGCACCACGATCCGTGCTCCCGGCTCCAATTCATTCAGGCGCGCCCGCATCAGCGCACGCACTCTCCGTTTGATCCGGTTGCGGTGCGTGGCGCGGGCAACCTGCTTCTTGGAGACCACGATTCCCACGCGGGCCGGGTTGTCGGGCACGACGACGCCGCCTGCCTCGGGAGCTTCACCCGAGCCAGGATTCGATCCGGCACAGTAGTGCACCACCAGTCGGCGACTGCCGCTGCGCGCACCGGACCTGACCGCGGCCGAGAAATCCTCCGACCGCAGCATCCGATGCGACGCCGGGAGCACCTCAGCCGGCGAGACGGGCGCGACCCTTGCGGCGGCGCGAAGCCAGAACGGCCCGACCGGCACGGGTGCGCATACGCTTACGGAAACCGTGCACCTTGGCGCGGTGACGGTTGCTGGGCTGGAAGGTCCGCTTGCTCACGGGTCTACTCCTGGTGCGATGATCGGAACCGTGCATCGCCGATCGCGGCACGGTCGCTCGCGTTGGCTGCCCCATGGACCGGGACGTGAATCCACGCGAACGTCCTCACCACAATAGGGGCACGCTTTCACTGCGGTCAAACGAGTACGGCCGCATTGTGATGAGAACCCGAACACGCCCGTCCCAGGGCTGCCCTTGCGGCGCACCGCCCAGTCCCGAGCCTGTGAACTGCCGTCCCCCGCCCCTGTGCACAGCCGCCGTCCACGCCCTACAGGTGCCCTCGCCCCGCAACCCGGCCTCGTGCCTGGCC
This genomic stretch from Actinomyces qiguomingii harbors:
- the rnpA gene encoding ribonuclease P protein component, encoding MPVGPFWLRAAARVAPVSPAEVLPASHRMLRSEDFSAAVRSGARSGSRRLVVHYCAGSNPGSGEAPEAGGVVVPDNPARVGIVVSKKQVARATHRNRIKRRVRALMRARLNELEPGARIVVRGLAAADGATSAELAADLDRLLERSRRSAHQGRRR
- the rpmH gene encoding 50S ribosomal protein L34; amino-acid sequence: MSKRTFQPSNRHRAKVHGFRKRMRTRAGRAVLASRRRKGRARLAG